From Shewanella acanthi:
TAGCGCCTGTAATTGATGCAAGCGTGAACGCAGCCCATTGATATTAAAAGAGACAATTTTCATCAGGGCAGAACTCGCTTGAAGGGTTTTACGATAACGCTTTGGTAAACGCCTGCGGCAACATAAGGGTCGGCATCTGCCCAGTTTTTGGCCGCTTCGAGCGAATCAAATTCGGCAATTAAAAGTGAGCCAGTAAAGCCTGCTTCACCTGGGTTTTCGCTATCGATAGCAGGATGGGGACCTGCCACTAATAAACGGCCCTCATTGGCCATTTCCTGAAGGCGTTCAAGGTGCGCAGGACGCGCCGCTAAACGTTTCTCTAAGCTATTTTCGACATCTTGAGCTGAAATCATATACCACATTATTTGAGTTCCTTTCGTTGATCTTCTGGTAGGTGCTTGAAAAGGTAAAATACGGTTAACACAGTGTTGATGAGGGTGATAGCGGTAAGACCAAATACTTTAAAATTCACCCAAGTTTCGAGTGGCAAACTAAAGGCAACATAGATATTGACCAGCGCACACACCACAAAAAAGCTCACCCAGTACCAAGTTACTCGCGCCCAAATATTGTCGGCAACACGTAACTCTTTGCCTAACATAGATTTTAATATTGATTTATTTAGCAGTTGGCTTACACCGAGCGCGATAGCGAATAGCGCATAAATAATGGTGACCTTCCATTTGATAAAGGCATCGTCGTGGAAGACCAAGGTCAGAGTGCCAAATACGGTGACCATAGCGAAGGTGATGATGTGCATCTTCTCTAATTTTTTATAGAGGGCATAGGTCACGATCAATTGCAGTGCTGTGGCCGCGATGAGTGCGCCACTGGCGATATAAATATCGAAGAATTTATAGACGGCAAAAAAGATGATCAGGGGCAGAAAATCAAGCAGTTGTTTCATAAGTATACGGCGTTAGGAGACATGGGGTCTGAGTGTAGCACGCAGGACTTGAGGGAAAAAGTCATGGTGCTACCCGATTGCGATATTGCGCCAATTGATTGAGGCACATCTCAACACCTTTGATAAATTCGAAATGTAGCGCTTATTTGGGTAATTCAACAAAGGCCGCGGTGAGTTTACGCACTAAAGGCAGCACGAATAACAGCGTTGGGAATGCGACTATCCATGAAATAAACCAAGCAGTTAACCAAAGGTCAATAAACTGAGGGCTAGTGCCTACGCCATTTAACGTACTGATCCCCGACACAATACAACTCATCAAAATGGAAAGAAAAAATGGCATAACAATATTGGCATACTTGGCTGGCAATTTAGCTGTGCCGAAAATCGTGCGTGCGGAGGTGTTTGGCTGTGAATTTGGATCAGACATGATGGCCTCATTTCTGAGAGGATTGGAACCGCCCTACATTTGAGTGAATTCGATAATACTTGATTATATCCTGTTGAAACAGATTGAATATGCTGAGTTTAGAGCGGTTTTTGTATTTAGGTGTGATGTATCAGGCTAACCTGAGTGGTTAGCCTTATTATAAATGCTGTGTTAATTAAGTCGCTGCTTTCATTGCCCTTGTAAATTCACCGAGCGTGATGAGTAGTTTGTTCTCATCGTGCAAGTTCGCTTCGATGATTTTAACAACTGCAGAGCCTGAGATAGCCCCGGCTGCACCCGCTTTAATGGCGGCGCTGACCTGTGATGGCTCGGCGATACCAAAACCAAGCAGGGGCGGCGGCGCATTAAACTCAGCAAGTTTCGCAAGGATTTCTTCCACCGGCGTGCCCGCTTTGGTATCAGTACCTGTGACCCCTGCGCGGGATAACAAATAGGTATAACCTGCGCCCTTACTACTGACAGTTGCGAGTGTGTCGGTATCCGCATTGGGCGGTGCGATAAAAATCGGTGCTATGCCATGGGCCTTGGCTGACTCGATAAAAGGCGCGGCTTCTTCCACAGGCACATCGGCGATTAATACTGAATCGACGCCCGCCAGTTTTGCCCTTTGATAAAAATTATCTATCCCATTGGCGAAGACTAAGTTGGCATACAGCAGCAAGCCAATAGGTAGTTCTGGGTATTGGGCACGGATTTGCGTGAGCATTTCAAAACACACAGTGGGTGTGGTTTTAGCTTCCAACGCGCGAAGGTTTGCCCCTTGAATAACAGGGCCATCGGCTAAAGGGTCTGAGAAGGGGAATCCCAGCTCCAGCGCATCGGAGCCATCTTGCACTAAAGTGTCGATGATTTTTAAGGATAAGGCTGGGCTTGGATCACCAAGGGTCACGAATGGGACGAAAGCACCGCGACCTTGTGCCTTTAACTTGGCAAAAGTCTGTTGGTAACGGGCTGTGTCGTAACTGCTAGCGTCACGTGCATCGTTAGCGCTGTTTGTCTGGTTCAAATGGTTGCTCATCGTTATTGTTCCTCTTTACCATTTAAAATATCGGAAACGGTGAAAATATCCTTGTCGCCACGGCCCGATAAGTTCACCACTAAAATGGTTTCCTTGATGCATTCATTCGCCATTTTCAGGGCGTAAGCAAGGGCGTGGGCCGATTCGAGCGCCGGAATAATGCCTTCGCTACGCGCCAATAATTGGAAAGCGTCGAGGGCTTCATCGTCGGTTGCCGACTCGTAACGAGCACGGCCAATTGCATTTAAATAGGCGTGTTGTGGGCCAACCGACGGGAAGTCTAATCCCGCTGAAATGGAGTAGGACTCTTCGATTTGGCCTTCACTGTCCTGCATTAATGGCGCTTTCATGCCAAAGAAAATCCCTGTTTTGCCATGCTTTAGCGGCGCACCGTGCATAGGGGTATCTATGCCTTTACCTGCAGGCTCGACGCCAATCAGCTCGACGCTGGTTTCATCGATAAAGTCGGCGAACATGCCGATGGCATTAGAGCCGCCGCCGACACAGGCGATTACAGCATCGGGTAGGCGCCCCTCACGCTCAAGCATTTGCTTTTTGGTTTCTTCACCAATCATGCGCTGAAATTCACGCACAATCGTCGGGAAGGGGTGTGGCCCCGCGGCGGTGCCTAATAAATAGTGGGCCTTCTCGTAACTGCCTGACCAGTCACGCATCGCTTCGTTACAGGCATCTTTTAAGGTGGCAGAACCTGAGGTGACAGGAATGACTTCTGCGCCCATC
This genomic window contains:
- the trpB gene encoding tryptophan synthase subunit beta, giving the protein MSELKLNPYFGEYGGMYVPQILVPALKQLENAFVEAQTDESFQAEFSDLLKNYAGRPTALTLTRNLSPNPMVKIYLKREDLLHGGAHKTNQVLGQALLAKRMGKKEIIAETGAGQHGVATALACALLGLKCKVYMGAKDVARQSPNVFRMRLMGAEVIPVTSGSATLKDACNEAMRDWSGSYEKAHYLLGTAAGPHPFPTIVREFQRMIGEETKKQMLEREGRLPDAVIACVGGGSNAIGMFADFIDETSVELIGVEPAGKGIDTPMHGAPLKHGKTGIFFGMKAPLMQDSEGQIEESYSISAGLDFPSVGPQHAYLNAIGRARYESATDDEALDAFQLLARSEGIIPALESAHALAYALKMANECIKETILVVNLSGRGDKDIFTVSDILNGKEEQ
- a CDS encoding septation protein A, which gives rise to MKQLLDFLPLIIFFAVYKFFDIYIASGALIAATALQLIVTYALYKKLEKMHIITFAMVTVFGTLTLVFHDDAFIKWKVTIIYALFAIALGVSQLLNKSILKSMLGKELRVADNIWARVTWYWVSFFVVCALVNIYVAFSLPLETWVNFKVFGLTAITLINTVLTVFYLFKHLPEDQRKELK
- a CDS encoding DUF2798 domain-containing protein, with translation MSDPNSQPNTSARTIFGTAKLPAKYANIVMPFFLSILMSCIVSGISTLNGVGTSPQFIDLWLTAWFISWIVAFPTLLFVLPLVRKLTAAFVELPK
- a CDS encoding YciI family protein; the protein is MWYMISAQDVENSLEKRLAARPAHLERLQEMANEGRLLVAGPHPAIDSENPGEAGFTGSLLIAEFDSLEAAKNWADADPYVAAGVYQSVIVKPFKRVLP
- the trpA gene encoding tryptophan synthase subunit alpha translates to MSNHLNQTNSANDARDASSYDTARYQQTFAKLKAQGRGAFVPFVTLGDPSPALSLKIIDTLVQDGSDALELGFPFSDPLADGPVIQGANLRALEAKTTPTVCFEMLTQIRAQYPELPIGLLLYANLVFANGIDNFYQRAKLAGVDSVLIADVPVEEAAPFIESAKAHGIAPIFIAPPNADTDTLATVSSKGAGYTYLLSRAGVTGTDTKAGTPVEEILAKLAEFNAPPPLLGFGIAEPSQVSAAIKAGAAGAISGSAVVKIIEANLHDENKLLITLGEFTRAMKAAT